A single window of Methanoregula sp. DNA harbors:
- a CDS encoding universal stress protein translates to MFEKVLFPTDFSEYAKKTLDCIAGFPGARDVILLHVVEEARSPRGGGKIGDIFYRTGENFLEEEKYYLENLSKNLRVTTSVKISSDTAGAIIETAEERGVSLIVVGARGNSLVDGILLGSVSMGVLRQSRTNVLIMRHKIIEKIKGKTYEMFCPMILSRILCPIDFSQYSDRAISLLSTTRGVGEVILLHVVSQGETKREIENAVLKSKEQVEAIRSSVAAKGIKVRAIVKWGDPPLEIIRIADEEDVSVIWMGSHGRGWFRELMLGSTAHTVATNAKRPVIIIRTPE, encoded by the coding sequence ATGTTTGAAAAAGTGCTCTTCCCCACGGATTTTTCAGAATATGCAAAGAAGACGCTTGACTGCATCGCCGGTTTTCCGGGAGCCCGTGATGTCATCCTGCTCCACGTTGTCGAAGAGGCCAGATCTCCGAGGGGGGGTGGAAAGATAGGGGATATATTCTACCGGACCGGCGAAAATTTCCTCGAGGAAGAGAAATACTATCTTGAAAACCTCAGCAAAAATCTTAGGGTGACAACGTCGGTAAAGATCTCATCTGACACCGCCGGAGCAATTATCGAAACAGCCGAGGAAAGAGGCGTTTCCCTGATTGTTGTAGGTGCACGGGGGAACAGCCTTGTGGATGGGATCCTTCTTGGCAGCGTATCAATGGGAGTTCTCCGCCAAAGCAGGACCAATGTGCTGATTATGCGCCATAAAATTATCGAGAAGATAAAGGGGAAGACCTATGAAATGTTCTGCCCGATGATACTCTCCCGGATCCTCTGTCCGATTGATTTCTCTCAATACTCTGACCGTGCGATATCCCTTCTCAGCACGACAAGGGGGGTGGGGGAGGTCATTCTCCTCCATGTGGTATCTCAGGGCGAGACTAAAAGGGAGATCGAGAATGCGGTCCTGAAGTCAAAGGAACAGGTGGAAGCAATCCGCAGCAGTGTTGCTGCAAAGGGCATAAAAGTCAGGGCAATTGTAAAGTGGGGGGATCCCCCCCTCGAGATCATAAGAATTGCCGATGAGGAGGACGTTTCAGTCATCTGGATGGGCTCCCATGGAAGAGGCTGGTTCCGTGAACTGATGCTCGGCAGCACAGCGCATACGGTGGCTACGAACGCAAAACGGCCGGTAATCATCATCCGTACGCCGGAATAA
- a CDS encoding V-type ATP synthase subunit I — MLQKMRKVQIIGPKKELQSVVDILYHTGTVHLEDLSKTILPGDTILRKMDIEKGGDIANILVKIGGIFLALPKIRDDAGKQAKILEELRIKSHNDLIARANQVIEELESTTKDLASTKNDLEFTLNALDRYEKIIKKIQPLENQLPILEGFEVTVILIQREFKDVLEIIRNTLVEITRNQFELISADVDEATIATVVVFNKKYSEQVHSFIFSQNVNEVRLPSEYLGKPFHEVLHLITEKRTKLGEEIGVIDNKLVKLSAEWYQELAVLKKVLDDRNEEAGVFGKFGQTEYTFFILGWIPKKYLGSTKEVLKNTFGNRVIVNELDVSPDNMDEAPTFYDNPAFVKPFEFLMQMVSPPKYREVDPSPLFAIFFPFFFGLMVGDIAYGIIILVFALIMKKKYKMEIWLQHLMNILIISSIPTIFFGILFGEFFGNFGEEMGWIHPVNFLGITWNRIEALVPLLILAIAIGVFHVFLGLAIGIINSLAKKSRKHAIEKAGMIAAITGLLLIIGASAKMFPEILLQPGVVLIIIALPLIIYGGGFFGVFEIMSTVGNILSYARIMAIGMASVILALVANKLGGMMDVALVGFLIAALLHIVNIGLAMFSPFLHSFRLHVVEFNSKFYEGGGKMYKPFKREEKGG; from the coding sequence ATGCTGCAGAAGATGAGAAAAGTCCAGATCATAGGGCCGAAAAAAGAACTGCAGAGCGTTGTTGATATCCTGTACCATACCGGAACTGTTCATCTTGAGGACCTCTCAAAGACCATCCTTCCGGGTGATACCATCTTACGGAAGATGGATATCGAAAAAGGCGGGGATATCGCAAACATTCTGGTAAAGATCGGGGGCATTTTCCTCGCTCTGCCCAAAATACGTGATGATGCCGGGAAGCAGGCAAAGATCTTAGAAGAACTCCGGATCAAAAGCCACAACGACCTGATTGCGAGGGCAAACCAGGTGATTGAGGAACTGGAATCGACCACAAAGGATCTTGCCTCGACCAAGAATGACCTGGAATTCACCCTTAATGCGCTGGACAGGTATGAAAAAATCATTAAAAAGATCCAGCCATTGGAGAACCAGTTGCCGATTCTGGAAGGGTTTGAAGTTACAGTCATCCTCATTCAGCGCGAGTTCAAGGATGTCCTTGAGATCATAAGGAATACGCTTGTCGAAATTACCAGAAATCAGTTCGAACTGATCTCTGCGGATGTGGACGAGGCAACCATTGCGACGGTTGTCGTGTTCAACAAGAAATACTCCGAACAGGTGCACTCGTTCATCTTCTCCCAGAATGTGAACGAGGTCAGGCTGCCATCGGAATATCTGGGAAAACCGTTCCATGAAGTCCTTCACCTGATTACGGAAAAAAGAACAAAGTTGGGTGAGGAGATCGGGGTCATTGATAACAAACTCGTGAAACTCTCGGCAGAATGGTACCAGGAGCTTGCAGTCCTCAAAAAGGTGCTTGATGACAGGAATGAAGAAGCAGGAGTCTTTGGCAAATTCGGCCAGACAGAGTATACTTTTTTTATCCTTGGCTGGATCCCCAAAAAATATCTGGGCAGTACAAAAGAGGTCCTGAAAAATACATTCGGAAACCGGGTCATCGTCAACGAGCTTGACGTGAGTCCGGATAATATGGACGAGGCACCGACGTTCTATGATAACCCGGCGTTCGTGAAACCTTTTGAATTCCTCATGCAGATGGTCAGCCCGCCCAAGTACCGCGAGGTCGACCCGAGCCCGTTGTTTGCGATTTTCTTCCCGTTCTTCTTCGGTCTCATGGTCGGCGATATTGCGTACGGGATCATTATCCTTGTGTTTGCCCTGATCATGAAAAAGAAGTATAAAATGGAAATCTGGCTCCAGCACCTGATGAACATCCTGATCATATCCTCGATCCCGACTATCTTTTTTGGGATCCTCTTTGGCGAATTCTTTGGGAATTTCGGTGAAGAGATGGGCTGGATCCATCCGGTCAACTTTCTTGGCATAACCTGGAACAGGATCGAGGCGTTGGTGCCTTTGCTCATCCTTGCGATTGCCATAGGGGTGTTCCATGTATTCCTTGGTCTCGCCATTGGAATTATCAATTCCCTTGCCAAGAAGAGCAGGAAACATGCGATTGAAAAGGCGGGGATGATCGCCGCGATCACCGGGCTCCTCCTCATCATCGGAGCCTCGGCAAAGATGTTTCCCGAGATCCTCCTTCAGCCAGGAGTTGTGCTGATCATTATCGCGCTACCGTTAATCATCTATGGCGGCGGATTCTTCGGAGTATTTGAGATCATGAGCACTGTCGGCAACATTCTTTCCTATGCCCGTATCATGGCAATCGGGATGGCATCGGTCATTCTCGCTCTGGTCGCCAATAAACTCGGGGGAATGATGGATGTTGCACTGGTCGGGTTTTTAATCGCCGCCCTTCTGCATATAGTTAATATCGGCCTTGCGATGTTCAGCCCGTTTTTACATTCCTTCAGGCTGCATGTAGTAGAATTCAATTCCAAATTTTACGAGGGAGGGGGAAAGATGTACAAACCGTTTAAAAGGGAAGAAAAAGGAGGATGA
- a CDS encoding ATPase translates to MVDWGIPIGAGIAFGLGALGTGIAQSKIGSAGAGTIAERPETFGLMVILVAIPETLVILGFVVAAMIMIMLV, encoded by the coding sequence ATGGTGGACTGGGGAATTCCTATTGGAGCCGGAATTGCATTCGGACTTGGGGCATTGGGAACAGGTATTGCACAATCAAAGATCGGGTCTGCGGGAGCAGGAACAATTGCAGAAAGACCTGAGACGTTCGGTCTCATGGTAATTCTCGTTGCAATTCCCGAAACTCTTGTGATTCTTGGTTTCGTGGTCGCGGCAATGATCATGATCATGCTTGTATGA
- a CDS encoding V-type ATP synthase subunit E encodes MSIEQLIESVEVSAEEKISELLKKAEDDAAEIKKDAQAKDEIIKKRHLAATKKSIEMERNKLLAKVKEETRMELTRVKDEVFRKAFLEAQKILSSAREQPDYENNFKKLLSEAVLEIEGGEISLHIDKRDETLCKKLLPQLKLNCDIVTDVTCAGGLNAGTKDGRFVVFNTIESRFETAKEILKPEIIEILYGGKGGV; translated from the coding sequence ATGTCTATTGAGCAGTTGATCGAATCCGTCGAGGTGAGTGCTGAAGAAAAGATCAGCGAGCTGTTAAAAAAGGCAGAAGACGATGCTGCAGAGATTAAGAAAGATGCACAGGCAAAGGATGAAATTATCAAAAAGAGGCATCTGGCAGCGACCAAAAAATCAATCGAGATGGAGAGAAACAAATTGCTCGCAAAGGTAAAAGAGGAGACCCGGATGGAGTTGACCCGGGTCAAGGATGAAGTCTTCAGAAAAGCCTTTTTGGAAGCCCAAAAAATTCTTTCGTCGGCAAGAGAGCAACCGGATTACGAAAATAATTTCAAAAAATTGCTGTCAGAGGCGGTTCTGGAGATTGAAGGCGGAGAAATCAGCCTGCACATCGACAAACGGGATGAGACCCTCTGTAAAAAGCTGTTGCCGCAACTCAAACTGAACTGCGATATCGTTACCGATGTTACCTGTGCCGGGGGGTTGAATGCGGGCACAAAAGATGGCAGATTCGTCGTGTTCAATACGATAGAGTCGAGGTTTGAAACGGCAAAGGAGATCTTAAAACCGGAAATTATTGAAATACTGTACGGTGGTAAGGGTGGAGTATGA
- the ahaC gene encoding ATP synthase A1 subunit C: MVRVEYDYVNARIKGMKSRLLDPHVFETLILKPDVESVIAELENTPYKEEIEKASVQYSGIACIEVALRKDFTNAFRKILKYMKGGDAEDYLRILLGRWDVQNIKTILRGKNIHVTPAEIIECLVPAGELDDVTLIELIKQQDPKSVIDLLATWGIDYAKPLTRNFREYSEKRDLAVLEYAIDRFYFEHALKTLKEDGYDDHVVRDMVMTEIDVTNIKSVLRMIRDHIEIEEAQRYLIKGGITLNPEKLLSMVRSGTLEGAIKFLETTPYSFLSKVPDEVFKAQKISVFEKELEKYLVKQGMGRILGDPLSIAIAVGYIWAKYNEITNIRIIARCKTADVPEREVREELIYV, translated from the coding sequence GTGGTAAGGGTGGAGTATGACTACGTAAACGCACGGATCAAGGGCATGAAAAGTCGCCTGCTTGACCCGCACGTCTTTGAGACCCTGATCCTTAAGCCCGATGTTGAATCCGTCATTGCCGAGCTGGAAAACACGCCCTATAAAGAGGAGATAGAAAAAGCCAGTGTCCAGTATTCCGGGATTGCATGTATTGAGGTGGCGTTGCGGAAGGATTTCACGAATGCGTTCCGGAAGATCTTAAAATACATGAAAGGGGGGGATGCCGAAGATTATTTACGCATCCTACTGGGCCGGTGGGATGTCCAGAACATCAAGACCATCCTGCGGGGAAAGAACATCCACGTGACACCGGCAGAGATCATCGAGTGCCTGGTCCCGGCAGGAGAACTGGATGACGTTACATTGATCGAGCTGATCAAGCAGCAGGACCCCAAGTCAGTGATCGACCTCCTTGCCACGTGGGGGATCGATTATGCAAAGCCTCTGACACGGAATTTCAGGGAATATTCTGAAAAAAGGGATCTTGCAGTCCTTGAGTATGCGATTGACCGGTTTTATTTTGAACATGCACTGAAAACGCTCAAAGAAGATGGATATGACGATCATGTCGTCCGTGACATGGTCATGACGGAGATTGATGTGACCAATATCAAGAGCGTGCTCCGGATGATACGGGATCACATCGAGATTGAAGAGGCGCAGAGGTATTTGATCAAGGGCGGGATCACACTGAATCCCGAGAAGCTGCTCTCCATGGTCAGGTCAGGAACGCTCGAAGGTGCGATCAAGTTCCTGGAGACAACGCCATACAGCTTCCTCTCCAAAGTACCCGATGAGGTTTTCAAAGCACAAAAAATATCGGTATTCGAAAAAGAACTCGAGAAATACCTTGTAAAGCAGGGGATGGGCCGGATCCTTGGCGACCCCTTAAGTATCGCAATCGCTGTGGGTTATATCTGGGCAAAATACAACGAAATCACCAACATCAGGATCATCGCGCGGTGCAAGACGGCAGATGTTCCTGAAAGAGAAGTGAGGGAGGAACTGATCTATGTATAA
- a CDS encoding V-type ATP synthase subunit F encodes MYKFVVVTDPDSAPGFRLAGVDVLEASGLDEAKKIISPLIYKDDTGIIAISEDLMAGLDEKLIEKINRTYRPIIIPIPSRIKGIDRTSYIERLLQRAIGYNIVIRR; translated from the coding sequence ATGTATAAATTTGTGGTTGTCACCGATCCTGATTCGGCGCCGGGGTTCCGGCTTGCCGGTGTGGATGTTCTTGAGGCATCGGGTCTTGACGAGGCAAAGAAGATCATATCCCCCCTTATCTATAAGGACGATACGGGGATCATCGCGATCAGTGAAGACCTGATGGCCGGACTGGACGAAAAACTGATAGAAAAGATCAACAGGACATACCGTCCGATCATCATTCCAATCCCTTCGAGGATTAAGGGTATCGACAGGACGAGTTACATCGAACGTCTGCTGCAGAGGGCGATCGGGTATAACATCGTGATAAGGAGGTAG
- a CDS encoding V-type ATP synthase subunit A, with protein sequence MITGVISRISGPVVLSDQMKGSKMYDVVKVGNEELNGEIIRLDGSQAVVQVYEDTSGLKIGEKVLNTETPLSVDLGPGLLSSIYDGIQRPLPVLEKKSGSFISRGIAVPGIDREKKWEFVATAGKGDAVSGGDIIGTVKEYHIEHRIMVPHHISGTIREIHSGVFTVEEPVCTLEGGVPITMLQKWPVRKGRPYQKKMDPRLLLITGQRIFDTMFPVAKGGTAMIPGGFGTGKTVAEQTLAKWSDTQVVVYIGCGERGNEMTDVLTEFPELVDPRTKMPLIQRTILIANTSNMPVAAREASIYTGITMAEYYRDMGYDVALMADSTSRWGEALREVSGRLEEMPGEEGYPAYLATRLAAFYERAGRVVCLGSGGERLGSITIIGAVSPPGGDFSEPITQNTLRIAGTFWALDTSLAYRRHFPSVNWIKSYSLYLESFQDWFVQSGFVDWKELRDRTMYLLQKEVELQEIVQLVGPDALPESEKVILEITRMIREDFLQQSAYHEVDSFCPLEKQYWMLKVILAFYDRASEAMNQGIALNKILKLPLKVEIGRMKEQVDMNRIQGLISEIDKYIGALEVER encoded by the coding sequence ATGATAACAGGGGTTATTTCACGGATTTCCGGTCCGGTGGTTCTTTCGGACCAGATGAAAGGATCGAAGATGTATGACGTCGTGAAAGTGGGGAACGAGGAACTGAACGGGGAGATCATACGCCTTGATGGCAGCCAGGCGGTCGTTCAGGTCTATGAGGACACGTCGGGCCTGAAGATCGGTGAGAAAGTCCTGAACACGGAAACGCCCCTCTCGGTTGACCTCGGCCCGGGTCTCCTCTCCTCGATTTATGACGGCATCCAGAGACCGTTGCCGGTGCTGGAAAAAAAGAGCGGCAGTTTCATTTCCCGTGGTATCGCCGTCCCGGGGATTGACAGGGAAAAGAAGTGGGAGTTTGTCGCAACTGCAGGGAAGGGGGATGCGGTATCCGGTGGCGACATTATTGGGACCGTGAAGGAGTACCATATCGAACACAGGATCATGGTTCCCCACCACATTTCAGGAACCATACGGGAGATCCATAGCGGCGTGTTCACGGTTGAAGAACCCGTCTGCACGCTCGAGGGCGGTGTCCCGATAACGATGCTGCAGAAGTGGCCCGTCAGGAAAGGGAGGCCCTACCAAAAAAAGATGGACCCGCGCCTGCTCCTAATCACCGGGCAGAGAATTTTTGATACCATGTTCCCGGTGGCAAAAGGAGGAACCGCCATGATCCCCGGTGGTTTTGGAACAGGAAAGACGGTGGCAGAACAGACCCTTGCAAAATGGTCCGACACCCAGGTTGTAGTGTACATCGGCTGCGGGGAACGGGGAAATGAGATGACCGATGTGCTGACCGAATTTCCCGAGCTTGTGGATCCAAGAACAAAGATGCCCCTTATCCAGCGGACAATCCTGATCGCAAACACATCGAACATGCCCGTGGCAGCGAGGGAAGCCTCGATCTACACCGGGATCACGATGGCGGAGTACTACCGGGACATGGGATATGACGTTGCCCTGATGGCAGACTCCACATCAAGGTGGGGCGAGGCATTGAGGGAAGTCTCGGGCAGGCTGGAAGAGATGCCAGGCGAAGAAGGATACCCTGCGTACCTTGCGACACGGCTGGCCGCATTCTATGAGCGGGCCGGACGGGTGGTCTGTCTCGGTTCCGGCGGGGAACGCCTTGGCTCCATCACGATTATCGGTGCGGTATCGCCACCGGGCGGGGATTTCTCGGAACCCATTACCCAGAACACACTCAGGATTGCAGGAACCTTCTGGGCGCTTGATACCAGTCTTGCATACCGGCGGCATTTCCCGTCCGTGAACTGGATCAAGAGTTACTCGCTCTATCTGGAAAGCTTTCAGGACTGGTTTGTCCAGAGCGGATTTGTCGACTGGAAGGAGTTGCGGGACAGGACGATGTACCTTTTACAGAAAGAGGTTGAACTGCAGGAGATCGTGCAGCTTGTCGGTCCGGATGCACTGCCGGAGAGTGAGAAAGTGATACTGGAGATCACGAGGATGATACGGGAGGATTTCCTCCAGCAGAGCGCCTACCATGAGGTCGATTCCTTCTGCCCGCTCGAAAAGCAGTACTGGATGCTCAAGGTCATCCTTGCGTTCTATGACCGGGCGAGCGAAGCGATGAATCAGGGAATTGCGCTGAACAAGATCCTGAAGCTGCCGCTCAAGGTAGAGATCGGAAGGATGAAGGAACAGGTTGACATGAACCGGATCCAGGGCCTGATTTCCGAGATTGATAAATATATCGGTGCACTTGAGGTGGAGAGATGA
- a CDS encoding V-type ATP synthase subunit B produces the protein MKPVSLMTKECRTVSYVSGPLIFVQYVKGVSFGEIARITLPSGEERTGQVLDVSRDLAVVQVFEGTSGIDNKETRVRFTGKPPTVDVSIDMLGRTLNGVGKPRDGGPDIIQEASLDINGMPINPYARDKPADFIQTGMSTIDALNTLVRGQKLPIFSGAGLPANKLAAQIARQAKVLGEGENFAVVFVAMGITYKEASFFRNDFERTGALERVVFFMNLADDPTIERIATPRCALTVAEYLAFTHNLHVLVILTDMINYCEALREISTAREEVPGRRGYPGYMYTDLASIYERAGRIKGKTGSITQIPILTMPDDDITHPVPDLTGYITEGQIVLSRDLYRRGADPPIDVLPCLSRLMNLGIGPGKTREDHRNVADQLYASYAYGRDLRRLVAIVGEEALTELDKKYLKFADEFEKKFITQADENRSLERTLEIGWDLMSMLPEEELKRIKLDFIRKYHPAYRKG, from the coding sequence ATGAAACCGGTCAGCCTCATGACAAAGGAATGCAGGACGGTCAGCTATGTATCAGGGCCGTTGATATTTGTCCAGTACGTAAAGGGGGTCTCATTCGGGGAGATCGCCCGGATTACCCTCCCTTCCGGGGAGGAGAGGACAGGGCAGGTCCTTGACGTGTCAAGGGATCTTGCTGTCGTTCAGGTCTTTGAGGGTACCAGCGGGATCGACAACAAGGAGACCCGGGTCCGGTTCACCGGAAAACCTCCTACGGTAGACGTTTCGATCGATATGCTCGGGAGGACCTTAAACGGTGTCGGAAAACCCCGTGACGGAGGCCCCGACATTATCCAGGAAGCAAGCCTGGATATCAACGGAATGCCGATCAACCCGTACGCGAGGGACAAACCCGCCGACTTCATCCAGACGGGCATGTCCACCATTGACGCGTTAAATACCCTTGTAAGGGGCCAGAAACTCCCGATATTCTCCGGCGCAGGTCTGCCCGCAAACAAACTTGCCGCCCAAATCGCCCGGCAGGCAAAGGTGCTTGGCGAAGGTGAGAACTTTGCGGTGGTCTTTGTCGCCATGGGGATTACATATAAAGAAGCATCGTTCTTCAGGAATGATTTCGAGCGGACCGGGGCCCTTGAACGCGTGGTATTTTTTATGAACCTTGCCGATGACCCGACCATTGAAAGGATTGCAACCCCGAGGTGCGCCCTCACGGTCGCAGAATACCTCGCGTTTACACATAACCTCCATGTCCTCGTGATCCTGACCGACATGATCAATTACTGCGAGGCGTTGCGGGAGATCTCCACAGCACGGGAGGAGGTCCCGGGAAGAAGGGGGTATCCGGGCTATATGTATACGGATCTCGCATCCATCTATGAGCGTGCCGGGAGGATTAAGGGAAAGACGGGATCGATCACCCAGATCCCTATCCTGACCATGCCGGACGATGATATCACCCACCCGGTACCGGATCTCACCGGTTACATCACCGAGGGACAGATCGTGCTTTCCCGGGACCTGTACCGGAGGGGTGCGGACCCGCCGATAGACGTCCTGCCCTGCCTCTCGCGGCTGATGAACCTTGGCATCGGGCCTGGAAAAACCCGCGAGGATCACCGGAACGTTGCCGACCAGCTCTACGCTTCCTATGCGTACGGCAGAGACCTGCGGCGGCTCGTGGCGATTGTCGGTGAAGAAGCACTGACAGAGCTGGACAAGAAATACCTGAAATTTGCAGACGAGTTCGAGAAGAAGTTCATCACGCAGGCAGACGAGAACCGGAGCCTTGAAAGGACACTGGAGATCGGCTGGGATCTCATGTCGATGCTTCCGGAAGAAGAACTGAAACGGATAAAACTGGACTTTATCAGGAAGTATCACCCGGCATACCGCAAGGGATGA
- a CDS encoding V-type ATP synthase subunit D, translated as MEQVNPTRMELIKKNAQIKLAEQGRNLLREKMDALVQEFFLIMESVSKSREELEIVASSAQRSLLTALAVDDSVTLKSASFATRKGLFIDITGKNIMGVPVPVLQKKRVAKSVLERGYSILGVSGRIDEVAEKFEIELDLIIGLAETETSLRRLGGEIQMTRRRVNALEQVLIPDLRKQAKYIENTIDEREREDLFRLKKVKKIIERRKKAAQRAPADRQ; from the coding sequence ATGGAGCAGGTAAACCCGACAAGGATGGAACTCATCAAGAAAAACGCCCAGATCAAGCTCGCCGAGCAGGGCAGGAACCTTCTGCGGGAGAAGATGGATGCGCTCGTGCAGGAGTTCTTCCTCATCATGGAGTCGGTCTCCAAGTCGCGGGAGGAACTGGAGATCGTTGCCAGCTCAGCACAGCGCTCGCTTTTAACCGCTCTTGCCGTTGACGATTCTGTCACCCTAAAGTCTGCTTCCTTTGCCACACGGAAAGGCCTGTTCATCGATATCACGGGAAAAAATATCATGGGTGTCCCGGTCCCGGTACTTCAGAAAAAGAGGGTGGCAAAGAGCGTGCTGGAGAGGGGTTACAGTATTCTGGGAGTAAGCGGGAGGATCGATGAGGTGGCGGAGAAGTTCGAGATCGAACTGGACCTGATCATCGGGCTTGCTGAGACAGAGACCTCGCTTCGAAGGCTTGGGGGCGAGATCCAGATGACGCGGAGGAGGGTGAATGCGCTGGAGCAGGTGCTTATCCCGGATTTAAGAAAACAGGCAAAATATATCGAAAATACCATTGACGAACGGGAACGGGAAGACCTGTTCCGGTTAAAAAAAGTGAAAAAGATTATCGAACGCAGGAAAAAGGCAGCCCAGAGAGCTCCTGCCGACCGGCAATAA
- a CDS encoding HEAT repeat domain-containing protein, which produces MTPVLVHAFNGISQAAPVFLLLPGISFLDHFRNLCSTGNRIAGLEAALDVRGLIRLLTHYDPDIRYKAAEALGEIGDPGAVEPLARLLNGEELSGIRWKAAEALGKIGKPSVEPLIAALRHPDDDVRWKAAITLGEIGDPRAIDPLIRLLSDEDRFVKGRAALALGMIGKPALEPLISALCKGDGNMRWGAAIALGKVQDPASVKPLIRALADKYDNVRAEAAASLAAIGTPAIAPLIHFLKYSEKPVRLEVMNALGELHASDAIEPLVQMLEKADEQERYAIASILDAILTPSCEQLAKRLWNGDDQAENTPHKGPDQDGINGGEKLG; this is translated from the coding sequence ATGACCCCGGTGCTTGTTCATGCGTTCAATGGCATAAGCCAGGCAGCCCCCGTTTTTCTTTTGCTTCCCGGCATTTCTTTTCTCGATCATTTCAGGAACCTGTGTTCTACCGGCAACCGTATTGCAGGATTGGAAGCGGCACTTGACGTCCGGGGTCTTATCCGCCTGTTAACCCACTATGACCCTGATATCCGGTATAAAGCGGCGGAAGCGTTGGGAGAGATCGGGGATCCGGGTGCGGTGGAACCTCTTGCGAGGCTTTTGAACGGGGAAGAACTGAGCGGGATACGGTGGAAGGCAGCTGAAGCGCTCGGAAAGATTGGAAAACCTTCGGTGGAACCGCTCATTGCAGCGCTCCGGCATCCGGATGACGATGTACGGTGGAAGGCAGCCATCACTCTGGGAGAAATTGGCGATCCGCGGGCAATTGATCCACTCATAAGGCTGCTGTCAGATGAAGACCGGTTCGTCAAAGGCCGCGCTGCCCTGGCACTTGGTATGATTGGAAAGCCTGCCCTCGAACCGCTGATCTCTGCTTTGTGCAAGGGTGACGGTAATATGCGCTGGGGGGCAGCAATCGCGCTGGGAAAGGTACAGGATCCGGCGTCGGTTAAACCGCTAATCAGGGCACTTGCGGACAAATATGACAATGTGAGGGCAGAAGCAGCAGCCTCACTGGCCGCAATCGGGACTCCTGCAATTGCCCCCCTGATCCATTTCTTGAAATATTCAGAAAAGCCTGTTCGCCTTGAAGTGATGAATGCGCTGGGAGAGCTTCATGCAAGTGATGCTATTGAACCGCTGGTACAGATGCTGGAAAAAGCAGACGAGCAGGAAAGGTATGCCATCGCATCCATACTCGACGCAATACTTACCCCCTCATGCGAACAACTGGCAAAACGGTTGTGGAACGGCGATGATCAGGCAGAAAATACCCCCCACAAAGGACCGGACCAAGACGGGATAAACGGGGGGGAAAAGTTGGGATGA
- a CDS encoding HEAT repeat domain-containing protein, with product MTATGEPLNQLIAALHDPSIDVRHSSILQLAAYGESAVMPLIRALRDAQGSDERWYVATTLARIGQPAVHPLIAAMKKNSDPEFRKYVAAALGTIGAPAVEPLIDALADDDRELRGFISLALCRIGKPAIGPLTRCLEEGSGIIKTCAGLTLWQMGEEGIGIMVSQAAREGNTKKGT from the coding sequence ATGACGGCAACCGGCGAACCGCTTAACCAGTTGATTGCAGCGCTGCATGATCCCTCGATAGATGTCAGGCACAGTTCCATTTTGCAACTGGCAGCGTATGGTGAATCTGCTGTCATGCCCCTGATCAGGGCGCTCAGAGATGCACAGGGCTCTGATGAGCGGTGGTATGTTGCGACCACACTGGCACGGATCGGGCAACCTGCAGTACACCCGCTTATTGCAGCAATGAAAAAAAATTCCGACCCGGAATTTCGAAAATATGTTGCAGCGGCGCTGGGTACCATCGGGGCCCCTGCCGTTGAACCACTTATCGATGCGCTCGCAGATGATGACCGGGAACTGCGCGGGTTTATCTCTCTTGCTCTCTGCAGGATTGGAAAACCTGCAATCGGACCTCTCACCCGCTGCCTTGAAGAGGGTAGCGGGATCATTAAAACCTGTGCTGGTCTGACCCTCTGGCAGATGGGAGAAGAGGGTATTGGAATTATGGTCAGCCAGGCAGCCCGTGAAGGGAATACCAAAAAGGGCACATGA